In Gemmatimonadaceae bacterium, the following proteins share a genomic window:
- a CDS encoding glycoside hydrolase family 16 protein: MLRAAVLAAAALGLAFSVPFTVVAQRLASDDHGERATAPSAPGASGAPTARASARMARLVWSDEFDGPAGERPDSARWRHELGDGCAAGNCGWGNNEKELYTAEAANASITGSGMLAITARVAPGGITCYYGPCRYTSAKLSTKGKFEPTFGRAEARIQLPRGQGLWPAFWMLGAGFPTTPWPASGEIDIMEFRGSRPFEISSAMHGPGYSGDKTPFVHRHGRDGWSFVDGFHSYAAEWEPGQVRFYVDGTMHYTVNRSATSSLGDWAFDHSFYIILNMAVGGGFDGDPATDAIFPATMLVDYVRVYAP, translated from the coding sequence ATGCTCCGCGCCGCAGTACTCGCCGCCGCCGCGCTCGGGCTCGCCTTCTCCGTCCCCTTCACCGTCGTCGCGCAACGGCTCGCCAGCGACGACCACGGCGAGCGCGCAACGGCGCCCAGTGCACCCGGTGCATCCGGTGCACCCACCGCGCGCGCGAGCGCTCGCATGGCCCGGCTTGTCTGGAGCGACGAGTTCGACGGCCCCGCCGGCGAGCGCCCTGACTCCGCACGCTGGCGCCATGAACTTGGCGACGGGTGCGCCGCCGGGAACTGCGGGTGGGGGAACAACGAGAAGGAGCTCTACACCGCCGAAGCCGCCAACGCCTCGATCACTGGGAGCGGCATGCTCGCCATCACGGCGCGCGTTGCGCCTGGCGGTATCACCTGCTACTACGGCCCCTGTCGCTACACCTCGGCCAAGCTCTCCACCAAGGGGAAGTTCGAGCCCACCTTCGGCCGCGCCGAAGCGCGCATCCAGCTCCCGCGCGGCCAGGGGCTGTGGCCCGCCTTCTGGATGCTCGGCGCAGGCTTCCCCACCACGCCGTGGCCAGCCTCCGGCGAGATCGACATCATGGAGTTCCGCGGGAGCCGCCCGTTCGAGATCTCCTCGGCCATGCACGGCCCCGGCTACAGCGGCGACAAGACCCCCTTCGTGCATCGCCACGGCCGCGACGGCTGGTCGTTTGTCGACGGCTTCCACAGCTACGCGGCCGAGTGGGAACCCGGTCAGGTGCGCTTCTATGTCGACGGGACGATGCACTATACCGTGAACCGCAGCGCCACGTCCTCACTCGGCGATTGGGCCTTCGACCACTCGTTCTACATCATCCTCAACATGGCCGTTGGCGGCGGCTTCGACGGCGATCCTGCCACCGACGCGATCTTTCCGGCGACGATGCTGGTGGACTATGTGCGGGTGTACGCGCCGTAG
- a CDS encoding glutamate--cysteine ligase translates to MSRAIDREHFTDEEYGRFQLRLRENLEALEIVLARPGFGHGPTTLGAELELYIVDFAGRARGINRDILRQHVDPRLALELDTFNLEYNLTPVEGEGHPFTAIEEELTHALASLNVTAAPLDARIIPIGILPTLTPDDVARTALTDYPRYRALSNGLRRVRAAPFTIRIDGADPLQMTGDDITLEGANTSFQVHLRVTPEAFAATYNAAQLATPIALAVSGNSPIFCGHRLWEETRVALFKQALDVRDLVEQVWHPPARVSFGHGWVRRSAFELFAESAALFPPILPLVDDEDSVAVACAGAVPRLSELRLQQGTVWRWNRAIYDPAADGHLRIEMRALPAGPTPIDMAASAAFLVGLTVALREEVDALLPAFPFPYAEWNFYRAAQRGLDARLLWPSPVAPSPMAVSARAMVARFLPDAARGLESLGVADAEIRRMLTVINGRLETGQTGARWQRQALDRCLPQLARREALACMMEQYIIRSLTGEPVHTWTF, encoded by the coding sequence ATGTCGCGCGCGATCGACCGTGAGCACTTCACGGATGAGGAGTACGGGCGCTTCCAGTTGCGGCTCCGGGAGAACCTCGAGGCGCTGGAGATCGTGCTCGCGCGTCCGGGGTTCGGCCACGGCCCCACGACGCTGGGCGCCGAGCTCGAACTCTACATCGTCGATTTCGCTGGACGCGCGCGGGGGATCAATCGCGACATCCTGCGACAGCACGTCGATCCGCGACTGGCGCTCGAACTCGACACCTTCAACCTCGAGTACAACCTCACGCCGGTGGAGGGCGAGGGGCACCCGTTCACGGCGATCGAGGAAGAGCTCACGCACGCCCTCGCCTCGCTCAATGTCACCGCGGCGCCGCTCGACGCGCGCATCATTCCCATCGGGATCCTCCCCACCCTCACGCCCGACGACGTTGCGCGCACGGCGCTCACCGACTATCCGCGCTACCGGGCCCTGTCCAACGGGTTGCGGCGCGTGCGCGCGGCCCCGTTCACCATTCGCATCGACGGTGCCGACCCGTTGCAGATGACGGGCGACGACATCACGCTCGAGGGGGCCAACACCTCGTTCCAGGTGCACCTGCGCGTCACCCCCGAGGCATTCGCGGCGACCTACAACGCGGCGCAGCTCGCTACTCCCATTGCGCTGGCCGTCAGTGGCAACTCGCCGATCTTCTGCGGCCACCGCCTGTGGGAGGAGACGCGCGTGGCGCTGTTCAAGCAGGCGCTCGACGTGCGCGACCTGGTAGAGCAGGTCTGGCACCCGCCGGCGCGCGTGAGCTTCGGGCACGGCTGGGTGCGGCGCAGCGCCTTCGAGCTGTTCGCCGAGTCGGCCGCGCTCTTCCCGCCCATCCTCCCGTTGGTCGACGACGAGGATTCGGTCGCCGTGGCGTGCGCCGGCGCGGTGCCGCGCCTCTCCGAACTGCGCCTGCAGCAGGGGACGGTGTGGCGGTGGAACCGCGCGATCTACGACCCTGCAGCTGACGGACACCTGCGCATCGAGATGCGTGCGCTCCCGGCGGGGCCGACGCCGATCGACATGGCAGCCAGCGCCGCCTTCCTCGTGGGGCTCACGGTGGCGCTGCGCGAGGAGGTCGATGCCCTGCTCCCGGCATTTCCGTTCCCGTATGCGGAGTGGAACTTCTACCGTGCGGCGCAGCGCGGGCTGGACGCGCGCCTCCTCTGGCCGTCGCCCGTGGCCCCGTCGCCCATGGCGGTGAGTGCCCGCGCGATGGTGGCGCGCTTTCTTCCCGACGCGGCGCGCGGGCTGGAATCGTTAGGTGTGGCCGATGCGGAGATCCGTCGCATGCTGACGGTCATCAACGGGCGGCTGGAGACGGGGCAGACCGGGGCCCGCTGGCAACGCCAGGCGCTCGATCGCTGCCTGCCGCAGCTCGCGCGGCGCGAGGCGCTGGCCTGCATGATGGAGCAGTACATCATCCGCTCCCTCACGGGTGAGCCGGTGCACACCTGGACGTTCTGA
- a CDS encoding response regulator — protein MSIWPLFPHFLQSQPTLPSGHHVPLGLVWVAMEALTALAAFAVMERMRTARAGRGRRIWLAIGAQALLLAGALVTIHVVTVTSAPAVPLAPGTPRLPLLPNSLLALLVTTAVATAVGITLVGRRVDRTLTAMTTELSGREARYQAVLHAMADGLVTFDATGTIESANVAAECMLANAGPLAGGRLSTYIPALDVAALARLAADGRRTPTLGGRREMTARRADGSELPVEVAISEVPLEGHTVYSAVIRNITERVEGERHQQEYLQKLEATHAALKEQAEQLAVARDRAEEGARAKSDFLAMMSHELRTPMNGVLGMAQLLLHTPLSEEQAARVHMLRASGESLLRIINDVLDFSKIEAGKLSIESHVFDLPVLLEEVRETLATAADVVGLDLAVEVDASCPRLVVGDAGRIRQVLFNLAGNAIKFTDRGRVVIRACRAACAPGTMTDAIAFSVQDTGIGMTAETLELLFAPFTQGDGSSTRRHGGTGLGLAISRRLAEMMGGELTVTSAVRAGSCFTLTLALPAAPANARVGGSVSPSGRMSSASFQAAPFAAHEQGHGVHVLLAEDNMVNQVVVVALLAHLGCTVDVAPDGSAAVRRWSEGHFDLILMDCQMPGMDGLEATRQIRAAEAGSTHVPIVALTANAMPEDRMACLAAGMDDHIAKPVTEEALRNAIALARHNRQPQAAITGAR, from the coding sequence ATGTCCATCTGGCCGTTGTTTCCTCACTTCCTGCAATCGCAGCCAACGCTGCCATCGGGGCATCACGTCCCGCTCGGGCTGGTCTGGGTGGCAATGGAGGCGCTCACGGCGCTGGCCGCGTTCGCGGTGATGGAGCGCATGCGCACGGCACGCGCCGGGCGCGGTCGCAGGATCTGGCTGGCGATCGGGGCGCAGGCGTTGCTGCTGGCGGGAGCGCTGGTGACCATTCACGTCGTCACGGTGACGTCGGCACCCGCCGTTCCATTGGCGCCCGGGACGCCGCGTCTCCCGTTGCTCCCCAACTCCCTCCTGGCCCTGCTGGTCACCACCGCCGTCGCGACCGCGGTGGGCATCACGCTCGTAGGACGGCGCGTGGATCGCACACTCACGGCGATGACCACGGAGCTCTCGGGGCGCGAAGCGCGCTACCAGGCGGTGCTCCACGCCATGGCCGACGGGCTGGTGACGTTCGACGCGACCGGGACGATCGAGTCGGCCAACGTGGCCGCCGAGTGCATGCTGGCCAACGCAGGGCCACTGGCAGGCGGCCGCTTGTCGACCTACATCCCGGCGCTCGACGTCGCGGCACTGGCGCGCCTGGCGGCCGACGGGCGGCGCACCCCCACGTTAGGCGGCCGCCGCGAGATGACCGCCCGCCGTGCCGACGGGAGCGAGCTTCCGGTGGAGGTCGCGATCTCCGAGGTCCCGCTCGAGGGGCATACGGTGTACAGCGCGGTGATCCGCAACATCACCGAGCGCGTCGAGGGCGAGCGCCACCAGCAGGAGTACCTGCAGAAGCTCGAGGCGACGCACGCCGCACTCAAGGAACAAGCCGAGCAGCTGGCGGTGGCCCGCGACCGCGCCGAGGAGGGGGCGCGCGCCAAGAGCGACTTCCTGGCGATGATGAGTCACGAGCTGCGCACGCCGATGAACGGCGTCCTCGGCATGGCGCAGCTCCTCCTGCATACCCCGCTTAGCGAGGAACAGGCGGCGCGCGTGCACATGCTGCGCGCCTCGGGCGAGTCGCTGCTGCGCATCATCAACGACGTCCTCGACTTCTCCAAGATCGAGGCCGGGAAGCTCAGCATCGAGTCGCATGTGTTCGACCTCCCCGTGTTGCTGGAGGAGGTGCGCGAGACGCTGGCCACCGCCGCCGACGTGGTGGGGCTCGACCTTGCGGTCGAGGTGGATGCGTCGTGCCCGCGCCTTGTCGTGGGCGACGCCGGCCGCATTCGCCAGGTGCTGTTCAACCTCGCGGGGAACGCCATCAAGTTCACCGACCGCGGGCGCGTGGTCATTCGCGCCTGTCGCGCCGCTTGCGCACCGGGCACCATGACCGATGCGATTGCGTTCTCGGTGCAGGACACCGGAATCGGGATGACGGCGGAGACGCTCGAACTCCTCTTCGCGCCGTTCACGCAGGGCGACGGCTCCTCGACGCGTCGGCACGGCGGGACGGGGCTGGGGCTCGCGATCTCGCGCCGGCTGGCCGAGATGATGGGGGGCGAACTCACCGTCACCAGCGCCGTGCGCGCGGGATCGTGCTTCACGCTCACGCTCGCCCTCCCGGCGGCGCCGGCCAACGCCCGCGTGGGGGGGAGCGTCTCGCCTTCGGGGCGCATGTCGAGTGCCAGCTTCCAGGCGGCGCCGTTCGCCGCGCACGAACAGGGGCACGGCGTGCACGTCCTGCTGGCCGAGGACAACATGGTGAACCAGGTGGTCGTCGTGGCGCTGCTCGCGCATCTCGGGTGCACCGTCGATGTTGCGCCTGACGGATCAGCGGCGGTCCGGCGCTGGAGCGAGGGGCACTTCGACCTGATCCTGATGGACTGCCAGATGCCGGGGATGGACGGGTTGGAGGCCACGCGGCAGATCCGCGCCGCCGAGGCGGGGTCGACGCACGTTCCCATCGTCGCCCTCACGGCCAACGCGATGCCCGAGGACCGCATGGCGTGCCTGGCGGCGGGGATGGACGACCACATCGCCAAGCCGGTGACCGAGGAGGCGCTGCGCAACGCCATCGCGCTGGCGCGTCACAACCGCCAGCCGCAAGCGGCGATCACCGGCGCCCGTTAG
- a CDS encoding acetylornithine deacetylase/succinyl-diaminopimelate desuccinylase family protein, translating into MGKPTARDSVLRAVEAARDEIVALTQDLIRIPTVNPPGERYEECAQFLGDTLRRLGFSIEYYTATGRPEHTTLHPRVNVVGRKRGVHDRPCVHLNGHIDVVPVGEGWTRDPFGGEVIDGRLYGRGASDMKSGIAAAVLAAECVRRAGVELLGTVEISGTVDEESGGWAGAAHLAQAGRLTSATVDHVIIPEPLEVDRICIGHRGVYWFEVVAQGRIAHGSMPFLGANAIEHMGELLHDMAARLQPSLAARITAMPVVPAGARHATLNINSITGGQAGHVVQSPCVADSCSAIFDRRFLEEEPFEQVRGEVTDLLAEVQRRIPEARFSMRDLMVVHPVRTPAGSPLVASLQRGIADAVGREAAIVASPGTYDHKHVTRIGGIEQCVAYGPGRLELSHQPDEWCDIDELMRATQVIALSLVDLLAPAS; encoded by the coding sequence ATGGGCAAACCTACCGCGCGGGACTCGGTGCTGCGAGCCGTGGAAGCGGCGCGCGACGAGATCGTCGCCCTCACCCAGGACCTCATCCGCATCCCAACGGTGAACCCGCCGGGTGAGCGGTACGAGGAGTGCGCGCAGTTCCTTGGCGACACACTGCGGCGTCTGGGTTTCTCCATCGAGTACTACACCGCCACCGGTCGGCCGGAGCACACCACCCTTCATCCGCGGGTGAACGTGGTGGGGCGCAAGCGCGGGGTGCACGACCGTCCGTGCGTGCATCTGAACGGCCACATCGACGTGGTTCCGGTTGGGGAGGGGTGGACGCGCGATCCCTTCGGGGGCGAGGTGATCGACGGACGCCTGTACGGTCGCGGCGCCAGCGACATGAAGAGCGGGATCGCTGCCGCGGTGCTGGCCGCCGAGTGTGTGCGGCGTGCCGGCGTGGAGCTCCTGGGGACCGTCGAGATCAGCGGGACCGTCGACGAGGAGAGCGGCGGCTGGGCGGGGGCCGCGCATCTGGCGCAGGCGGGGCGCCTCACCTCGGCGACGGTGGACCACGTCATCATCCCCGAGCCGCTGGAGGTGGACCGCATCTGCATCGGGCATCGCGGCGTGTACTGGTTCGAAGTGGTCGCGCAGGGGCGCATCGCGCACGGGAGCATGCCCTTCCTGGGGGCCAACGCCATCGAGCACATGGGGGAACTCCTGCACGACATGGCCGCGCGCCTGCAGCCCTCGCTCGCCGCACGCATCACCGCGATGCCGGTCGTCCCCGCCGGCGCCCGGCACGCCACCCTCAACATCAACAGCATCACCGGCGGGCAGGCGGGGCACGTCGTGCAGTCGCCGTGCGTGGCCGATAGCTGCAGCGCGATCTTCGACCGGCGCTTCCTGGAGGAGGAGCCGTTCGAGCAGGTGCGCGGCGAGGTCACCGACCTCCTGGCCGAGGTGCAGCGCCGCATCCCCGAGGCGCGCTTCAGCATGCGCGACCTGATGGTGGTGCACCCGGTGCGCACCCCGGCGGGGTCGCCGCTGGTGGCGTCGCTCCAGCGGGGGATTGCCGATGCGGTGGGGCGCGAGGCCGCGATCGTTGCCTCGCCCGGGACGTACGACCACAAGCACGTGACGCGCATTGGCGGGATCGAGCAGTGCGTGGCCTACGGCCCGGGGCGACTCGAGCTGTCGCACCAACCCGACGAGTGGTGCGACATCGACGAGTTGATGCGGGCCACACAGGTGATCGCGCTGTCGCTGGTTGACCTCCTGGCGCCAGCGTCGTAG
- a CDS encoding P1 family peptidase, which translates to MTGHVRVRRATTCVLGAGFLALSACAPALPAQGGAAPPPVPRSSTGGGLTAVTGLKVGHFTLAERPTGCTVILAEQGAVAGVDVRGSAPGTRETDLLDPVNMVPAVHGILLTGGSAFGLDAAGGVMRYLEEHGVGFDTRVARVPIVPGAVIFDLGVGDAKVRPGADCGYRAASAATPGPVEEGNVGAGAGATVGKLLGGARAMKGGVGTAAITLKDGLTVSAIVVVNAVGDVIDPSTGAVVAGVRTADGKGLADARALIRAGATRPSARVGENTTIGVVATNAALTKAQARKVAQMAQDGMARAISPAHTMGDGDTIFAMATGERAEAADVTTIGALAADVLAEAIVRAVREARGIDGYPAARDLAPAR; encoded by the coding sequence ATGACGGGCCACGTGCGCGTGCGCCGGGCGACGACGTGCGTGCTCGGGGCGGGGTTCCTCGCGCTGAGCGCCTGCGCCCCCGCGCTTCCGGCGCAGGGTGGGGCAGCGCCGCCTCCAGTACCCAGGTCGTCCACAGGCGGTGGGCTCACCGCCGTCACCGGGCTCAAGGTGGGGCACTTCACCCTGGCCGAGCGCCCCACGGGATGCACGGTCATCCTCGCCGAGCAGGGGGCGGTGGCCGGCGTCGACGTGCGCGGCTCCGCGCCGGGGACGCGCGAGACCGACCTCCTCGACCCGGTGAACATGGTCCCGGCGGTGCACGGGATCCTCCTCACCGGCGGGAGCGCCTTCGGCCTCGACGCGGCCGGTGGAGTGATGCGCTACCTGGAGGAGCACGGCGTGGGCTTCGACACGCGCGTGGCGCGCGTCCCCATCGTCCCCGGCGCGGTCATCTTCGACCTCGGTGTGGGCGACGCCAAGGTGCGCCCCGGCGCCGATTGCGGCTACCGCGCGGCGAGCGCCGCCACTCCGGGGCCGGTGGAGGAGGGGAACGTGGGGGCGGGTGCGGGCGCCACGGTGGGGAAGCTCCTTGGTGGCGCGCGCGCCATGAAGGGCGGCGTCGGCACGGCCGCCATCACGCTCAAGGATGGGCTCACCGTCTCGGCGATCGTCGTGGTGAATGCGGTGGGCGACGTGATTGATCCTTCGACCGGCGCCGTGGTGGCCGGTGTGCGCACCGCCGACGGGAAGGGGTTGGCCGACGCGCGGGCGCTGATCCGTGCGGGTGCCACGCGTCCGTCGGCGCGTGTGGGGGAGAACACGACCATTGGTGTCGTGGCCACGAACGCCGCGCTCACCAAGGCGCAGGCCAGGAAGGTGGCGCAGATGGCGCAGGACGGTATGGCGCGCGCCATCTCTCCCGCGCACACGATGGGGGACGGCGACACGATCTTTGCCATGGCCACGGGTGAGCGGGCCGAGGCGGCCGACGTGACGACGATTGGCGCCCTGGCCGCCGACGTGCTGGCCGAGGCGATCGTGCGGGCCGTGCGCGAGGCGCGGGGGATTGACGGCTATCCCGCGGCGCGCGACCTGGCGCCGGCGCGTTAG
- a CDS encoding sodium:solute symporter family protein has translation MTTQLALLLGYSALMIALGAYIGRRVRSTEGFFVAGRSLGPGLLFATLLAANIGAGSTVGAAGLGYRDGLAAWWWVGAAGIGSLVQAFWVGPWMRREAERRGLKTVGDYLEQRYSTSVRLIATVLLWFGTVAILAGQLIAMSTLLTVVVGMPKWVGCVLGGVVVTAYFTAGGLLSSAWVNVLQLTVKMVGFAIALPLALAHAGGWSGVVAAVDAGTAAAPPPGAGYWSLWQNGGSGWQYLALLGPAFVISPGLLQKIFGARDDRAVRLGTGLNAAALLAFSCVPPIMGIIARATHPALASEQLALPTLLMYDVPVAVGTLGLAALFSAEVSTADAILFMLATSLSQDLYRRFVRPQASDAQVLRVARLAAMAGGVLGIALALVAQTIIGTLSFFYSVLGVCLFVPVLAGLFVRRFAAAEAVAATIGGMLVMLSLQLTVGGRGVGGVTPALAGVVTSVVVAALAHLALRRPAGPQQQG, from the coding sequence GTGACGACGCAGCTCGCCCTCCTGCTCGGCTACTCGGCGCTGATGATCGCGCTGGGGGCGTACATTGGGCGACGCGTGCGCAGCACCGAGGGGTTCTTCGTCGCCGGGCGCTCGTTAGGCCCGGGGCTGCTGTTCGCCACGCTGCTGGCCGCCAACATCGGCGCCGGCTCCACCGTGGGGGCGGCCGGGCTTGGCTATCGCGACGGGCTGGCGGCGTGGTGGTGGGTGGGGGCGGCCGGCATCGGGTCGTTGGTGCAGGCGTTCTGGGTGGGGCCGTGGATGCGGCGCGAGGCGGAGCGGCGCGGGCTCAAGACCGTCGGCGACTATCTCGAGCAGCGCTACTCCACCAGCGTGCGGCTCATCGCCACCGTGCTGCTCTGGTTCGGGACCGTGGCGATACTGGCGGGGCAACTGATCGCGATGTCCACGCTTCTCACCGTTGTGGTGGGGATGCCGAAGTGGGTGGGGTGCGTGCTGGGCGGGGTGGTGGTGACGGCGTACTTCACCGCCGGGGGGCTCTTGTCGAGCGCCTGGGTGAACGTCTTGCAACTGACGGTGAAGATGGTGGGGTTTGCCATTGCCCTTCCCTTGGCGCTGGCGCATGCCGGCGGGTGGAGCGGGGTGGTGGCGGCGGTCGATGCGGGGACGGCGGCCGCCCCCCCGCCCGGCGCCGGCTACTGGTCGCTCTGGCAGAACGGCGGTTCGGGGTGGCAGTACCTGGCGCTGCTGGGCCCCGCCTTCGTCATCTCGCCCGGGCTCCTGCAGAAGATCTTTGGTGCGCGCGACGATCGTGCGGTGCGGCTGGGGACGGGGTTGAATGCTGCGGCGTTGCTCGCCTTTTCGTGCGTCCCCCCGATCATGGGGATCATCGCGCGGGCCACGCACCCCGCGCTCGCCTCCGAACAACTCGCCCTCCCGACCCTCCTGATGTACGATGTTCCTGTGGCGGTGGGGACGCTGGGGCTGGCGGCGCTCTTCTCGGCCGAGGTGAGCACCGCCGACGCCATCCTGTTCATGCTTGCCACGTCGTTGTCGCAGGATCTGTATCGCCGCTTCGTGCGGCCGCAGGCGAGCGATGCGCAGGTGTTGCGCGTGGCGCGCCTGGCGGCGATGGCCGGGGGAGTGCTGGGGATCGCGCTGGCGCTGGTGGCGCAGACCATCATCGGGACGCTGTCGTTCTTCTACAGTGTGCTGGGGGTGTGCCTGTTTGTCCCGGTGCTGGCCGGGTTGTTCGTGCGGCGTTTTGCAGCTGCCGAAGCGGTGGCGGCGACTATTGGCGGGATGCTGGTCATGCTCTCGCTGCAGCTCACGGTAGGGGGGCGGGGTGTTGGCGGCGTCACGCCCGCGCTGGCGGGGGTGGTGACGTCGGTGGTCGTGGCGGCGCTCGCGCACCTGGCGTTGCGCCGTCCGGCGGGCCCACAACAGCAAGGGTGA
- a CDS encoding SDR family oxidoreductase, producing MNDRFSLGERGIAIVGAGSGIGEAVARACARQGARVACLDIKCDAAERVAASLLEQHREAYAEGLDITDPVATHAALDAAKEKLGRLDHVVCTPAINVRKPILQYTEEELDRVVRVNVKGNFNVLQAAGRILTAQGHGSIVLFSSIRSQVVEPGQAVYAATKAAIVQMVRTAAAEFAPRGVRVNAIGPGVVETPLTAPIKANADWYGAYAAKNALQRWASPEEMAWPTVFLLSDAASYITGTVLFVDGGWLAVDGRFSPPGMGE from the coding sequence ATGAACGACAGGTTCTCGTTAGGCGAGCGCGGGATCGCCATCGTGGGCGCGGGCTCCGGGATCGGCGAGGCGGTGGCGCGGGCCTGTGCACGACAGGGGGCGCGCGTGGCGTGTCTGGACATCAAGTGCGATGCCGCGGAGCGTGTGGCGGCGTCGCTCCTGGAGCAGCATCGCGAGGCGTACGCCGAGGGGCTCGACATCACCGACCCGGTGGCGACGCACGCGGCGCTCGATGCGGCCAAGGAGAAGCTGGGGCGACTCGATCACGTCGTGTGCACCCCCGCCATCAACGTGCGCAAGCCGATTCTGCAGTACACCGAGGAGGAGTTGGACCGCGTGGTGCGCGTGAACGTGAAGGGGAACTTCAACGTGTTGCAGGCGGCGGGGCGCATCCTCACGGCACAGGGGCACGGGAGCATCGTCCTCTTCTCGTCCATCCGTTCGCAGGTGGTCGAGCCCGGGCAGGCCGTGTATGCGGCGACCAAGGCGGCCATCGTGCAAATGGTGCGCACCGCGGCGGCCGAGTTCGCGCCCCGGGGGGTGCGGGTGAACGCGATTGGTCCCGGCGTGGTGGAGACGCCGCTCACCGCCCCCATCAAGGCGAACGCCGACTGGTATGGCGCGTATGCCGCCAAGAATGCGCTGCAGCGCTGGGCGTCGCCGGAGGAGATGGCGTGGCCGACCGTCTTCCTGCTCTCGGATGCCGCCAGCTACATCACCGGCACCGTCCTGTTTGTCGATGGCGGGTGGCTGGCGGTGGACGGGCGCTTCTCGCCGCCGGGAATGGGGGAATAG
- a CDS encoding aldo/keto reductase → MTSTVDRCQLAPGLTIARTITGLWQIADMERDGRTIDLTATAQAMAPYVDAGFTTFDMADHYGSAELVSGIYRAQVAPGAEVQLFTKWVPRPGPVTRADVRAAVERACERLQGRTIDLMQFHAWTFADPRWLDALFFLDELRCEGLIRHLGLTNFDTAHLRICLTSGIPVVSNQVSFSLVDRRAAGKMAALCQAHGVKLLGYGTVQGGFLSERWLGKPEPNWEQLETWSQMKYGRFIRTAGGWAPFQRLLATLDGIARRHGVSIANVASRWVLEQPAVGGVIIGARLGASAHVDDNLRLFSFSLSAEDLAEIEGATRAMTMIPGDCGDEYRRAPYLTASGDLSHHLEEFPSPYEVVSGADGRRSCVSGTTWETRFGYSRAVRRGDRIVVSGTTASHGDRLIGGIDAAAQAHFVIDKVEGALRSLGARLDDVVRTRVFVSRMEHWEAVAAAHGERFAAIRPANTLVRAELVGEEFLVEMEADAIVGEG, encoded by the coding sequence ATGACCTCGACTGTCGATCGCTGCCAGTTGGCCCCCGGCCTCACCATCGCCCGCACCATCACCGGGCTCTGGCAGATTGCCGACATGGAGCGCGACGGGCGCACGATCGACCTGACGGCGACGGCGCAGGCCATGGCGCCGTACGTCGATGCCGGCTTCACGACCTTCGACATGGCCGACCACTACGGCTCCGCCGAGTTGGTCTCGGGAATCTATCGCGCGCAGGTGGCGCCCGGCGCCGAGGTGCAGCTCTTCACCAAGTGGGTTCCCAGGCCGGGCCCGGTGACGCGCGCCGACGTGCGCGCGGCCGTGGAGCGCGCGTGCGAGCGGCTGCAAGGGCGAACCATCGACCTGATGCAGTTCCATGCGTGGACCTTCGCCGACCCGCGCTGGCTCGATGCCCTCTTCTTCCTCGACGAGTTGCGATGCGAGGGGCTCATCCGCCACCTCGGCCTCACCAACTTCGACACCGCGCATCTGCGCATCTGCCTGACGAGTGGGATCCCGGTTGTCTCCAACCAGGTCTCGTTCTCCCTCGTCGACCGGCGCGCGGCGGGGAAGATGGCGGCGCTCTGCCAGGCGCACGGGGTGAAGCTCCTCGGCTACGGGACCGTGCAGGGGGGTTTCCTCTCCGAGCGCTGGTTAGGCAAGCCCGAGCCCAACTGGGAACAGCTGGAGACGTGGTCGCAGATGAAGTACGGGCGATTCATCCGCACGGCGGGCGGATGGGCGCCGTTCCAGCGTCTACTGGCGACGTTGGATGGCATCGCACGGCGGCACGGTGTGTCGATCGCCAACGTGGCGTCGCGCTGGGTGCTGGAGCAGCCGGCGGTGGGCGGGGTGATCATTGGCGCGCGGCTGGGCGCCAGCGCGCACGTCGACGACAACCTGCGCCTCTTCTCGTTCTCGCTGAGCGCAGAGGACTTGGCGGAGATCGAGGGCGCGACGCGGGCGATGACCATGATCCCCGGCGACTGCGGCGACGAGTATCGCAGGGCGCCGTATCTCACCGCATCGGGCGACCTCTCGCACCATCTCGAGGAGTTCCCGTCGCCGTACGAGGTAGTGTCCGGCGCCGACGGGCGGCGCTCCTGTGTGAGCGGGACGACGTGGGAGACGAGGTTCGGCTACTCGCGCGCCGTGCGACGTGGCGACCGTATCGTGGTGTCGGGGACCACCGCATCTCACGGCGACCGCCTCATTGGCGGGATCGACGCCGCGGCGCAGGCGCACTTCGTGATCGACAAGGTCGAGGGGGCGCTGCGTTCGCTTGGCGCGCGGCTCGACGATGTTGTGCGCACGCGCGTGTTTGTCTCGCGCATGGAGCACTGGGAGGCGGTGGCGGCCGCGCATGGGGAGCGATTCGCGGCGATACGGCCGGCGAACACGCTGGTGCGCGCGGAGCTGGTGGGGGAGGAGTTCCTGGTGGAGATGGAAGCGGACGCGATTGTGGGGGAGGGGTGA